The Thermothelomyces thermophilus ATCC 42464 chromosome 4, complete sequence region GCAAGCGCGGGGGAAAGACTGGATTGGAGAAGGTCAAATCCGGCCTGGAGAAGGCAAAGGCGCCTCACACAGAGGAGGCGAGGGCGCTCTATGAGGATGCTGAAGGCAAGAACGGACGTGAGACCAAGACGCTTGCAAGGCGGCCGATCAGGGTCACGGGGTTGGAGAAGAGGAAGTCGGCCAAGCCTGTCACAAGGGTTATTCCGATGACGGGCAAATATGACGCCCTGGGCCTGTGAATGTGAAGGCTTAGAATCTCACGAGACGCCTTGCCTGACGCCTGTCTCACCTCGCCTCAGCTGGTCCGCACTGCAAGTTCCAAATTGGTGGGCTTTGACGAGCACCCGTCATTGGTCCTGCCTTGTCTCCCAAAACTGGAAAAAGCCGACGCGAACCCCCGTTATGGTTGGCTGAAGCAATCCTGCATGCGTAACGTCTGTCTTTTACCAAGCCGCCATTACCTAGCCAACTTACCATAACTGTTGCAAAGAATCCTGGACCTGGTCAGAAGCCTACCACTGAAGAGACTCCCAGGCGAAGTCTCATCTCGGAACTTGTCGAGACTTGTCATGCTCCTTCGGACGTCCTCTGGACCCTCATCATCCTCTGGACCCTCATCCATCCAACCCTCCATCTCAGCAAAGCGTGCGCAATTCAGCTCGGGCGCCTGGGTTCTATCCCCAGCTAAGTTGCATTGTATTCCTTCAAAATCCGGTTCCAGTTCGGCAGTCCATGTCTACCACACCAGAGTGCCGCCGAGATGGGATGTCATCGGGACAGGCAACGAGGGAGCGCCTGCCTCACGGGTTGGCCAAATGGTGCCGACACGGGGTTGCTACTCGGTGCTTGTTGGGTCCACTTGCGAGAAACTTTCCAAGGCGCGCGTTCTTGGAGCGAGACCCGGCGTGCGAAAAAGCGTTTAAAGGAGTTGCaatccctctctctctctctctcacttGAGATAGCAGACATCGTAACTCACCGAGCCCACATAGAACTCAGTGTTATATTCGAAACAATTACCACCAGCATTGAGTATCACATATTGCGGTCCTCTTACATTTACCCTTGCTGGCACGCAACGTTACATATTATACACTCTCTTTACTTGAGTCCCTGACTCCGTCTTTTTTCTATCTCTTTCCATTCAAGGTAAGGATATGAGAACATCTGTTGAGTTGCAACACCGAGGGCACAGGATGCCACCGGAACTTTCATTTCAGGCCGTAGGGCAATCTCATATCCGGGAGGAGAGCGGGCTTGCGATGGCAGAAGCCACGGCAGATGAAAGCCCAGCCCTACCGTtaacccccccttcccctggGGCCCTCGTCTCAAGCCCACTCCGAACGGGAGAGAGGCTCAAATATATCGTCGGCCCACGGCTCGCCTGGATGTGAGATTTGGATCAGCAACTCTTAGGCATGCCTGTGTAGAGTCCTCACGATGGGCCGGCCATGGGAAGTGGTGTTTACGCTGCTAATCGCTCTGCAGGGCGTCCTCTCTCTCCCCACCCGGGTCATCACAAGCCCAGGCCGATCTGACAACACGGCCTGGATCGTTGCCAGCGAAAAACACCCAGCCGGCGGTGTTATCCCACCCATCCTTGAGACCGAGACCGCCAAACGCGTCACCCCGGTGTCGAATTTGACTACTTCAGTCCCAAAGCCGACTCCTTTGCTCGTCACAGCTTCCGCTGTTGCGAGTCTGCACTTGTCGTTGCCCACCGGCGCCGTCAATATGCCCGGCCAAGACATCTTCGCCGATCCCATTTCCACGGATGCGCCACCTGCCACATTCGGCAAAAAGGGGGATCATCCCGTGCCGAGACTGGGCGTTCGGGGCAACGGCCCATTCGAGACCAACAAGTTCTATGGCAGCCTGCAACTCGGAACCCAGACCTCCCCGGTCTTCCTCCACCCGTACTCGGTCGTCTGGGCTCGAGGCGAGGGTTCTTCCAAGAGCTGGGGACTGGCAATCTCGCATGTTGAGGCCAGCCAGAGAGTCTACGGCGAGACCAACCAGTCGACGGGAGCTGCGGAATACTTCCTCAACCCCGTGGGGATCCATTCCGTCTGCCTCTCGGCGAAGGAGCTGGGGAATGACACCGCCCTCACCACCGAGGAGCTGACCGACTTCTCCGTCCGGGTCGGCCTGCGCCCGAGCGCCGAGGCGCCGCCCGCGGTGCAGTTCCCCTTGGTCCAGGGGCTCGGCTTCATCACGGCCATCTACGATGGCGCAACCCCCGTGCTCCAGACGGGCGAACGCTTCAAGGCGGTGACGCGGGCATCCGCGGACCCCAAGGACGGGGTCGTTAAGTACAAGCTCGAGCTCGAGTCCGGAACCATCTGGCTGGCGTATGCGCACCACACCGAGGGCGACCCGCTGGATCTGGAGTCGACCGACACCGGGCTCGCTCAGGCAAAGGGGCCGTTTCGCGGCTTCATCCAGGTGGCTAAGGACCCGGGAGACGGCGAGAAGGTGTATGACCAGGCCGCCGGTGCCTACGCCACCGGCGTCCAGCTCTCCGGGTCCGTCGACGGCGCAAGGGGGACATATACCTTCTCGTTCAAGAAGGCCGGCATCGAAGGGACCACGCTCGTCATGTTCGCGCTGCCTCATCACGTAGGCTCCTTCGATGACGCCACCAAGGCTAAAGTGACGGACCTGAAGCTGCAGACCACGACTAAGGGGGTGGGAGCCGCCGTCGTGGCCGACTCCTGGACCATGGTCGAGGACAACCTGCCGACAAACATCGGATTCCTGCCGTGGTCTCCCGAGGCCGGGAGCGCCGCCAACATCTCGGATGGCACTAAGCAGGCCATTCACGGCGTCGCGCAGGCCGAGGTCTCGCAGGATATCAAGCAGCTGTCTGACGTAGACTCGATGTACTTCGCCGGAAAGGTGGGCTTGGAGCAACACaagccccccccccaaagGGGGCTCGCGAGCGCATATGCTGACGATGAACAGGCGCTGGCCAAGTATGCCACCCTCGTCCTGGCAATCCGGGAGATGCTGGGGGATCAGGCCATGGCCCAGACCGGGTTGAACCAGCTGAAAGAGGCATTCGCCCGCGTTGCGCAGAATCAGCAAAAGCACCCGCTGGTATATGAGAGTAAGTTGCCCTGTCGCCGGCCAGAAATGTCGCTTCCGAGAATTCCGAGGGGCTCCGTTAGAGCGACTGACGCCGCCAAAAACAAACAAGGTGCCTGGGGAGGCGTCGTTTCGTCCGCCACGTACGACACGGGCGACACCGGGCTCGACTTTGGCAACACGCTCTACAACGACCACCACTTCCACTGGGGCTACTTCATCTACACGGCAGCCGTGATCGGACATCTCGACCCGTCGTGGGCGGAGGAAAACAAGGCCTACGTCAACACGCTCGTCCGCGACATCGCCAACCCCAGCTCAAACGACCAGTACTTCCCCCTCTGGCGGTCCTTTGACTGGTACCACGGCCACAGCTGGGCTCACGGGCTCTTCGACGCGCTCGACGGCAAAGACCAAGAGTCCAGCTCAGAAGACACCATGCACACCTACGCCCTGAAGCTGTGGGGGTCTGTGATTGGTGACACGAACCTGGAAGCCCGGTATGGCCCCTATCCTTCCCTCCCATCTTCTCCTTTCTTCTTCAAAACAACCATCGCTCCTAACATCTTGATTTCCCCCCAACCAGCGGCAACCTCATGCTCGCGGTCCAGAGCCGCTCTCTCCGGTCCTACTACCTCTACACCTCGGACAACACGATCCAGGACCCCAAGTTTATCGGAAACAAGGTGGCCGGCATCCTGTTCGAGAACAAGGTCCACCACACGACCTACTTCGGCAACAACACCGAGTACATCCAGGGCATCCAcatgctgccgctgctgccgcagACCCCCTACGTGCGCACCCCAGCCTTTGTCCGCGAGGAGTGGGAGACCTACTTCAGCAACGGCCGCGCCGACGCCATCGCGGGCGGCTGGAGGGGCGTGCTGCTGGGCAACTACGCCACCGTCGACCCAAAGGCTGCCTACGACTTCTTCGCCAGGTCCGACTTTGACAGCTCCTGGCTGGACGACGGCGCCACCCGGACCTGGTATATGTGCTATGCTGCCGGTGAGTACCGTACCCCGTTCCGTTCCGTCTACCTTGACCTCACCTACCCACCCTGCCTCCTCTGGCTTCCGACACCTCccgttcttcttcttcttatgAGATCGTGCTAACTGCCGGTTTGTTGCCCTGTTTGTAGCGTTGGGCAAGCTGTGAGCGTTTGCCCGTGACGGGTCGACTTCCGCATGTCGTGATCTCTGTCTGCCGGACCGCGCCAGCTACGTCCTTTCGTTTTTTGGTCACACTTTCGTCAACTTTTTAGATTCTTCTTGGACATGGATTTTAGACGGGGGATCTCGGGTTCCATGTCAGCTCAAGTTTGGCTACGCTCTTTGTAATGCGACAGACTGGTTGGAAACTTAGGTTTGGAGCCTTGTCGTTCGTTATTAACCTACAAGTTCTTAATCCTCTCTTCTATAGTTTTCTTCTTCTGTCGTATGTTACTTACTTTTTGAATACATTCGCTGAAACGGCCGCGCTTCGGAACTCGCAATCCCCTGTCCCTTTTGCTGCTCCTCCATTTCGGCACCAGTTCACAGGCAGCGGGAGCCAGCCGcttcctctccctcttctctcttttcttttaAGCATGTGGGATTCAGTGGATTTGGGGAAAGACCGAAACAGCGTCTTCCATCAAGGGCTGAGTTACCACCAGAATGCCGAGGTATACATGAATAAACAAGTAGATGGGGCAAGAACGTTCTGGCAGGTCATGCGCCGCGAACCAGCCGTGTTCATCCGCATCGCGACCACATGAGCAGCCCTGATGAGTCACATTCAACCCTCGAGTCCGGTCAACAAGCCTTTCGGATCCGATGCTCAGCGAGGTTCTTGCTGAAGCTATTGTCGCTCCTTCCCGACTTGGACGCAAGGGCTAGCTAGGGCTAGGGCAGGTGGCTCTAGGATTCGGCGTAGGTGTTTTTTAAGTCTGCTGTTGTCAGGTAACTGGCGAAATGGAAGATGTGATGGCGATGAAGTAATCCCGGATGATGTGAACTTTCCAGGCAAATATCAAAACGTCCCCGATCTTGTAGCCCATGTAAGATTACGGAGTGTGTATGGAGAAATCGCAGATTCATGGGGCTTTTTGTTTTCTTCGCATTTAAGGTACGGAAGACTTAGCGGGTACAACCTAATCTCGCAATTGCCCATCGCACTTGCCATCGTCCGCCTACAAGTAGGGGCTGATAGGGCCGATCCGACCCACCATCAGGCATCACTGTGCCGCGAGAGAGCATCCGGTTTGCGGGGGTTGTTCCAACCCTGATTTGCCGAGTAAATATCTACCTTAATTCTTAGTGTTGCGGAGAGGATCCTTTCATATCAAAACGACCGAGGGTGCCCGACACAGCCAGGCATCGCAGTCCCTGTGGCTTCTTGGAGAGCGACTGGGAGAACTTTCGCAAAATCGTGTTCGGTATCCATGCCCGGCCCTGGATCAGCCTTCCAGCAATCATCAGCCCTGCGGGTCAGGAACCCTTTGTTCTCGCCCTGCACCCTGAGCTCCTCGCTCACCGCATTCTCAGAACAGCGTCGTCTCTCATTGGGCCGCCAACCTTCTCGTTGCGAGAACCGGGCGACGCCAATCGAGTCCTGCGTTCGACAGGCGTCTCTGCCCGCTGTTTGGCCTAGCGCTGGCACCGAATTACGCTACAATTTCCCGGCCAATTTTGTCCAACGAGCAGCCGCGGCAGGGCGCTACCCGAGAGCAATGCGAAGTCCGCCAGCAGTACGGCAACAACCCAGAGACTCACCTAGCCTCGCCTTCTTGAGGCTCTCTTGAACCTGACTTCTCTTCTTCCCAATTTACATGCTCGCTCCTCTGTCACCTCCTCGGCGACGCCAACTCCTGGTTGAATGTGTCACCGTTTTTCCCCTTGTTCCTGGTCCGGAACCGACAGACTGCTCTACTAATTCTGTACACGGACTTGGCCCGGTCGGTAGTTATACTCCCTCCACCAACCCTCGCCCCTCCCAGCACTGTTCTGTTCCGGGCTGCTCGGAAGGCCTGGTAACCCTTGTAAACCCCCCCACACCCGGCTCCTTCGTTCGTCTCGGACAAGATGTCGTTCGAGTCGAACGGCAGTCAGTCGTCTCAGTCGCAGCCCATCCCTGTGAGTGACTTCCTCAGCAGCCGGGATGATCAGCATTTCGTCTGGGACGACGCCGACCGGGAAGTCTCTGACGAATGGCTGGAGCCCGTCAGGACAGCCTTGCTTGATCCCAAGAAGCACAAGGTGTTCCACCACTGCAGCAAGGAATA contains the following coding sequences:
- a CDS encoding glycoside hydrolase family 81 protein (CAZy_ID 268046) — encoded protein: MGRPWEVVFTLLIALQGVLSLPTRVITSPGRSDNTAWIVASEKHPAGGVIPPILETETAKRVTPVSNLTTSVPKPTPLLVTASAVASLHLSLPTGAVNMPGQDIFADPISTDAPPATFGKKGDHPVPRLGVRGNGPFETNKFYGSLQLGTQTSPVFLHPYSVVWARGEGSSKSWGLAISHVEASQRVYGETNQSTGAAEYFLNPVGIHSVCLSAKELGNDTALTTEELTDFSVRVGLRPSAEAPPAVQFPLVQGLGFITAIYDGATPVLQTGERFKAVTRASADPKDGVVKYKLELESGTIWLAYAHHTEGDPLDLESTDTGLAQAKGPFRGFIQVAKDPGDGEKVYDQAAGAYATGVQLSGSVDGARGTYTFSFKKAGIEGTTLVMFALPHHVGSFDDATKAKVTDLKLQTTTKGVGAAVVADSWTMVEDNLPTNIGFLPWSPEAGSAANISDGTKQAIHGVAQAEVSQDIKQLSDVDSMYFAGKALAKYATLVLAIREMLGDQAMAQTGLNQLKEAFARVAQNQQKHPLVYESKLPCRRPEMSLPRIPRGSVRATDAAKNKQGAWGGVVSSATYDTGDTGLDFGNTLYNDHHFHWGYFIYTAAVIGHLDPSWAEENKAYVNTLVRDIANPSSNDQYFPLWRSFDWYHGHSWAHGLFDALDGKDQESSSEDTMHTYALKLWGSVIGDTNLEARGNLMLAVQSRSLRSYYLYTSDNTIQDPKFIGNKVAGILFENKVHHTTYFGNNTEYIQGIHMLPLLPQTPYVRTPAFVREEWETYFSNGRADAIAGGWRGVLLGNYATVDPKAAYDFFARSDFDSSWLDDGATRTWYMCYAAALGKL